In Marinitoga hydrogenitolerans DSM 16785, the DNA window ATAGCATAGACCAATATACCAAATCTGGTTCTGCTGGTGGAAAACAAGCAGCAATTGGGGAAATACCTTTTGCTATTGGTTATGCTCATGATTTATTTAAATTAATTGCTAATGGAGCTCCATTAAAAGTTACCGTTCCAATGGAGGGGACAGGTTTTGAATTAGCTTCAATGTCTTTAATAAAAAACGGACCAAATCCAGTTACAGCAAAAAAATTATACAATTGGATGTTAAAAAAAGAAGCTCAAGAAATGATATCAGAGTGGTTTGTATTACCTGTTTCAAAATTAGCTCCAAAAGATAAAGCACCATTAAATATTGAAGAACTAAGAATAGTAAATCAGAATTTCGTCTGGGATGCAGCAAATAGAGAAAGATTAGTAGAAAGATGGAATAAAGAAATTGGAGCAAAGTAATATAATACCTTAGGCGGCATTAGCCGCCTAATTTAAAACTCATATAGGAGTTGAAATATATGTTTACTTATAAAAAGATTTTATATTTTATAATTTTGCTATTGCTAATATCTGTAATAGATTTTTGGATATTTTCTAATATAAAATCGTCTTATAATAAAATGTTAAATGATACTCTTTTAAAAACAGGGCACATTATATCAAAGTCTATAAGTGAAGATGAAAAAGATTATAACTCTTGGATTGAAAAGTATGAAAAAGAAAATGAAACATTGAAAATTATATATATAGATGGACTTCCAGATTTTTTTGAAAGTACAGAATATTATATAGATAAAAATATTTATAATTTTTATAAAAATTTGATAGAAACTGATGAATTTAAAAAAGGTATAGAAAGTGCCGAGTATAGCGAATTTTATATTACTAAAAAAGATTATGAATATAATAATTCTAAATATAGAATAATATTTTCACCTATTCTAAGTAATGATTATGATGTTTTGGGAATAGGAATATTATTTTTTGAAATTGATAAATATTTAAAATTTTATAGTTTAGCTAATATATTTATGTTTTCAATAATAATAATTTTTATCTTAATTTATGGAATAATAAACTTTTCAAGAGATCCAATAATGAATTTTATTATACTTGCTATTTTTATAATAGTTGCTGTATTTACAGCTTATCCATTATTTGAGGCTTTTAGATTAACTTTTATAAAAAATGGTGAATTCTCACTTGAAATATGGAAAAAAATATTAACTACAAATCAGTATTTAAAAGCCTTTTGGGGAAGTATTAAACTTGGTATATCTACAGCAACACTTTCAACATTAATAGGATTTTTATTTGCGTTTGTATTAACAAGAACAACAATAAAAGGAAAAAAGTTTTTCAATACTATGGCAACGTTACCAGTGATTTCACCACCTTTTTCTTTAACTTTATCTATTTTATTATTATTTGGAAATAATGGCTTGATAACTAAAAAAATTTTACATCTTCAGAATTTTAGTATATATGGTTTATTAGGATTAACTCTGGTTCAAACAATGGGAATGTTTCCAATTGCTTATTTAACAATGGTAGGGATTTTGCACTCAATAGATTCAACTCTTGAAGATGCTTCTTTAGATTTAAATGCTTCTAAATTAAAAACATTTTTAACTATAACTTTTCCTTTATCAATGCCAGGAATTTTAAGTGCATGGCTATTAGTATTTACTAATTCTTTGGCTGACTTTGCCAATCCTTTAATTTTATCAGGGAATTATAGGGTATTATCAGTTGAGGCATATTTAGAAGTCACTGGTATGAACAGATTAGGGAATGGAGCAGCATTGTCTATATTGTTACTTTTACCCACAATTACAGCTTTTTTAGTTCAACGATTTTGGGTATCAAAAAAATCATTTGTTACCGTAACTGGAAAACCATCACCAAGAATTACTGAATTGGTATCAAAACCGGTAAAAATAATACTGATAAGTTTGATTATATTTATAATAATATTTTTGATTTCTTTATATGGAACAATAGTAGCAGGCTGTTTTGTGAAAAATTGGGGTATAGATTATACTTTTACATTAGAAAATATAAAAGAAGCATTACAAAGAGGAAAAGATGCAATAACAGATACGGTTACTTTAGCTTCAATAGCAACCCCGTTTGCTGGTATTATAGCAATGATGACAGCATTAATTTTAGTAAGAAAAAAATTTATTGGGAAAAGAATATTTGAAATTTTAATAATGGCACCATTTGCAATTCCAGGAACATTAATAGGTATTAGTTATATTTTAGCTTTTAATAAACCACCTATAATTTTGGTTGGAACTGGTGCTATTATAGTGATAAATTATATTATAAGAGAACTTCCTGTGGGAGTTGAAGGAGGAATTGCAGCGTTAAGACAAATTGATCCATCAATAGAAGAAGCAGCACAGGATTTGGGTGCAGATGTTCCTACAGTTTTCAAAACTATAGTATTACCATTATTAAGACCAGCATTTATATCTAGTTTATCGTATACTTTTGTAAGATCTATGACAGCTGTAAGTGCTGTTATTTTCCTGATTTCAGCAAAATGGTATCATATTACTGTTTTGATTTATAATTTCTCAGAAAATTTAAGATTTGGTCTGGCAAGCGTATTGGCTACTACTTTAATAATAATAGTATTAGCAGCTTTTGGAATTATGAGATTATTGGTTAAAGAGAGTGAAGCGCTGGAAAAAACAGTTTCTCAATGAGAGGTGAAACAATGACTAAAAAACAAGTATCCCTAAAATTAGAAAAAGTTACTAAAATATTTTATGATAAAAAATATAATACAAAAGTAATAGCGGTAAATAATTCTTCATTTGAAATAAAACCAGGAGAATTGGTTACATTGTTAGGACCATCTGGATGTGGAAAAACAACAACATTAAGAATGGTTGCAGGTTTTGAGCTTCCAACAAATGGGAAAATATATATAGGAAATGAGGATATAACTTTTTTGCCCCCAAACAAAAGAGATACTGCAACTGTTTTTCAAAGTTATGGGCTTTTTCCACATATGACAGTTTTTGATAATGTGGCCTATGGATTAAAACTAAAAAAAATGAATAAAGAAGAAATAAAAAAGAAAGTAATAGATACATTGGAAATGGTTGGGTTAAAAGAACTTGCAAATAGGGCGCCGTCTAAGTTATCAGGAGGTCAACAACAAAGAGTTGCTCTAGCGCGTTCAATTATAGTTGAACCATCAATATTACTTTTAGATGAACCATTATCGAATCTTGATGCTTTACTAAGAGAACAAATGAGAATAGAAATTAGAAAAATTCAAAAAAAACTTGGAATTACGGCAATATATGTTACACATGATAGAGTTGAAGCTATGAGTTTATCAGATAAAATAATTGTTATGAAAGAAGGTAAAATAATTCAAATAGGAACACCTAATGAAATATATGAAAACCCTAATTCCAAATTTGTTGCAGGTTTTGTTGGAAAAGTTGCTTTTTTTGAAGTAAAAATTGAAAATATAGAAAGAGAAAAGTGTATAGTAAAATTTAAAAATAAAATTTTAGAAATTCCTAAATATGAAAAAAATGTTTCTGTTGGAGAAAAAGCGATATTAATGGCAAGACCAGAATCTCTAATTTTGAAAGATAATGATGGTTTAATAAAAGGGAGAGTAAAAATAAATGTATATTTGGGAAATACAGTTGAATCATTTATAGATACAGAATTCGGTGAAATAATGGTTCAAATTGATAATCCTTCTATGAAAAAAATATATTCTGAAGGTTCATCTACTTCAATTGATATAGTTCCAGAATTGTGCAAAGTTTTAAAGAATTAACAAAAATCTCTCCCTTAAATCATAAAAAAGA includes these proteins:
- a CDS encoding ABC transporter ATP-binding protein; the protein is MTKKQVSLKLEKVTKIFYDKKYNTKVIAVNNSSFEIKPGELVTLLGPSGCGKTTTLRMVAGFELPTNGKIYIGNEDITFLPPNKRDTATVFQSYGLFPHMTVFDNVAYGLKLKKMNKEEIKKKVIDTLEMVGLKELANRAPSKLSGGQQQRVALARSIIVEPSILLLDEPLSNLDALLREQMRIEIRKIQKKLGITAIYVTHDRVEAMSLSDKIIVMKEGKIIQIGTPNEIYENPNSKFVAGFVGKVAFFEVKIENIEREKCIVKFKNKILEIPKYEKNVSVGEKAILMARPESLILKDNDGLIKGRVKINVYLGNTVESFIDTEFGEIMVQIDNPSMKKIYSEGSSTSIDIVPELCKVLKN
- a CDS encoding ABC transporter permease codes for the protein MFTYKKILYFIILLLLISVIDFWIFSNIKSSYNKMLNDTLLKTGHIISKSISEDEKDYNSWIEKYEKENETLKIIYIDGLPDFFESTEYYIDKNIYNFYKNLIETDEFKKGIESAEYSEFYITKKDYEYNNSKYRIIFSPILSNDYDVLGIGILFFEIDKYLKFYSLANIFMFSIIIIFILIYGIINFSRDPIMNFIILAIFIIVAVFTAYPLFEAFRLTFIKNGEFSLEIWKKILTTNQYLKAFWGSIKLGISTATLSTLIGFLFAFVLTRTTIKGKKFFNTMATLPVISPPFSLTLSILLLFGNNGLITKKILHLQNFSIYGLLGLTLVQTMGMFPIAYLTMVGILHSIDSTLEDASLDLNASKLKTFLTITFPLSMPGILSAWLLVFTNSLADFANPLILSGNYRVLSVEAYLEVTGMNRLGNGAALSILLLLPTITAFLVQRFWVSKKSFVTVTGKPSPRITELVSKPVKIILISLIIFIIIFLISLYGTIVAGCFVKNWGIDYTFTLENIKEALQRGKDAITDTVTLASIATPFAGIIAMMTALILVRKKFIGKRIFEILIMAPFAIPGTLIGISYILAFNKPPIILVGTGAIIVINYIIRELPVGVEGGIAALRQIDPSIEEAAQDLGADVPTVFKTIVLPLLRPAFISSLSYTFVRSMTAVSAVIFLISAKWYHITVLIYNFSENLRFGLASVLATTLIIIVLAAFGIMRLLVKESEALEKTVSQ